DNA sequence from the Schistocerca americana isolate TAMUIC-IGC-003095 chromosome 2, iqSchAmer2.1, whole genome shotgun sequence genome:
ctgtctcccttggaccttcttattgacgatgaaactcagaaattgcatcggaaataaatacaaaaggcacaatcccgacttaaggacaagaagactgactgttcttactgtctatgttttgaaccactcctgtgacactagatatagattccgatgcttcacttcagttttactgtatccctctgacattcttattgaatgaaactcagaaattgcatcggaattaaatacaaaaggcacaatcccgacttatggacaagaagactgactgttcttactgtctatgttttgaaccatttctgtgacaatagttatagattccgatgcttcacttcaggtttactgtgtccctcggacctaattattgacgatgaaactcaaacattgcatcggtattaaatataaagagcacaatgccgacttaagtacaagagaactgactcttcttactgtctatgttttgaaccattcctgtgacagtagttatagattacgatgcttcacttctggtctactgtatccctctgactttctcattgacgatgaaacacagaaattgcatcggtattaaatacgaaaagcacaatgccgacgtaagtacaagaaaactggctctccttactgtctatgatttgaaccattcctgtgacactatttatagattccgatgcttcttttcaggtttactgtatccctctgactttcttattgacgatgaaactcagaaagtgcatcggaaataattacaaaaggcacaatgccgacttaattataagaaaactgacacttcttactgtttatgctttgaaccattcctgtgacattagttatagattccgatgcttcacttcaggtttactgtatccctctgaccttcttattgacgatgaaacacaggaattgcatcggaattaaatacaaaaggcacaatgacgactcaagtacaaggagattggctcttcttacagtctatgttttgaacctatcctgtgacactagttatagattccgatacttcacttcaggtttactgtatcccttggacaatgttattgacgatgaaacacagaaattgcatcggaattaaatacaaaaggtacaatgccgacttaagtacaagaagactgactcttcctactgtctaagtttgaaccattcctgtgacactagttatagattcggatgattcacttcaggtttactttatcccttggaccttcttattgacgatgaaactcagaaaatgcatcggaattaaatacaagaggcacaatgccgactcaagtacatgaagaccgatacttcttactacccgtgttttgacccattcctgtgacactagttatagatttccatgcttccctccaggtttactgggtcccttggaccttcttattgacgatgaaacacagaaattgcatcggaattaaatacaaaaggcacaattccgacttaagtacatgaagaccgatacatctcactgactatgttttgaaccattcctgtaacactagttatagattccgatgcttcacttcaggtttactgtatcccttgaaccttcttattgacgatgaaacacagaaattgcatcggaattatatacaaaaggcacaatgcagacttaaggagaagaagactgactcttcctactgaccattcctgcgacactagttatagattccgattcttcccttcaggtttactgtgtccctcggacccacttattgacgatgaaacacaaaaattgcatcggtattaaattcaaagagcacaatgccgacttaagtacaagagaactgactcttcttactgtctatgttttgaaccattcctctgacactagttatagattcggatgattcacttcaggtttactgtatcccttggaccttcttattgacgattaaactcagaaattgcatcggaattaaatacaaaaggcacaattccgacttaagtacatgaagaccgatacttctcactgactatgttttggaccattcctgtaacactagttacagattccgatgcttcacttcaggtttactgtatcccttggaccttcttattgacgatgaaacacagaaattgcatcggaattatatacaaaaggcacaatgcagacttaaggacaagaagactgactcttcctactgaccattcctgcgacactagttatagattccggttcttcacttcaggtttactgtatcccttggaccttcctattgacgatgaaacacagaaattgcatcggaattaaatacaaatggcacaatgccaacttaagtacaagaagactgactcttcctactgaccattcctgtgacactagttatagattccgttgcttcacttcaggtttactgtatcccttggaccttcttattgacgataaaacacagaaattgcatcggaattaaatacaaaaggcacaatgccgacgtaagtacatgaagaaggacacttcttactgactatgtcttgaaccattcctgtaacactagttatggattccgatgcttcacttcacgtttactgtatcccttggaccttcttattgacgatgaaacacagaaactgcatcggaattaaatacaagaggcacaatgccgacataagtacatgaagaccgacacttcttactaactatgttttgatccattcctgtgacactagttattgatttccatgtttcactccaggtttactgtatcccttggacctacttattgacgatgaaacacagaaatggcatcggaattaaatacaaaaggcacaatgccgacttaagtacatgaagaccgacacttcttactgactatgttttgaaccattcctgtaacactagttatagattccgatgcttcacttcaggattactgtatcccttggaccttcttattgacgatgaaacacagaaattgcaacgaaattaaatacaaagggcacaatgccgacttaagggcaagaagactgactcttcctactgatcattcctgtgacactagttatagattccgatgcttcacttcatgtttactgcatcccttggaccttcatattgacaatgaaacacagaaattgcatcgaaattaaatacaaaaggcacaatgccgacttaaggacaagaagactgactcttcctactgaccattcctgtgacagtagttatagattccgatgcttcactccaggtttactgtatcccttggaccttcttattgacgatgaaacagagaaattgcatcggaattaaatacaaaagacacaatgccgacttaagtacatgaagaccgacacttcttactgattatgttttgaaccattcctgtgacactagttatgtattccgatgcctcacttcaggtttactgtctcccttggaccttcttattgacgatgatactcagaaattgcatcggaattaaatacaaaaggcacaatcccgacttatggacaagaagactgactgttcttactgtctatgttttgaaccattcctgtgacactagttatagattccgattctacacttcaggtttactgtgtccctcggacctaattattgacgatgaaacacaaacattgcatcggtattaaatacaaagagcacaatgccgacttaagtacaagagaactgactcttcttactgtatatgttttgaaccattcctgtgacagtagttatagattacgatgcttcacttctggtctactgtatccctctgactttctcattgacgatgaaacacagaaattgcatcggtattaaatacgaaaagcacaatgccgacgtaagtacaagaaaactggctctccttactgtctatgatttgaaccattcctgtgacactatttatagattccgatgcttcttttcaggtttactgtacccctctgactttcttattgacgatgaaacacagaaagtgcatcggaattaaatacaaaaggcacaatgccgacttaattataagaaaactgacacttcttactgtttatgctttgaaccattcctgtgacattagttatagattccgatgcttcacttcaggtttactgtatccctctgaccttcttattgacgatgaaacacaggaattgcatcggaattaaatacaaaaggcacaatgacgactcaagtacaaggagattggctcttcttacagtctatgttttgaacctttcctgtgacactagttatagattccgatacttcacttcaggtttactgtatcccttggacaatcttattgacgatgaaacacagaaattgcatcggaatgaaatacaaaaggcacaatgccgacttcagtacaagaagactgactcttcctactgtctaagttttgaaccattcctctgacactagttatagattcggatgattcacttcaggtttactttatcccttggaccttcttattgacgatgaaactcagaaattgcatcggaattaaatacaaaaggcacaatgccgactcaagtacatgaagaccgacacttcttactgaccatgttttgacccattcctgtgacactagttatagatttccatgtttccctccaggtttactgtgtcccttggaccttcttattgacgatgaaacacagaaattgcatcggaattaaatacaaaagcacaattccgacttaagtacatgaagaccgatacttctcactgactatgttttgaaccattcctgtaacactagttatagattccgatgcttcacttcaggtttactgtatcccttggaccttcttattgacgatgaaacacagaaattgcatcggaattatatacaaaaggcataatgcagacttaaggggaagaagactgactcttcctactgacctttcctgcgacactagttatagattccgattcttcacttcaggtttactgtatcccttggaccttcctactgacgatgaaacacagaaattgcatcggaattaaatacaaatggcacaatgccaacttaagtacgagaagactgactcttcctactgaccattcctgtgacactagttatagattccgatgcttcacttcaggtttactgtatcccttggaccttcttattgacgatgaaacacagaaattgcatcggaattaaatacaaaaggcacaatgccgacttaagtacatgaagaaggacacttctttctgactatgtcttgaaccattcctgtaacacttgttatggattcggttgcttcacttcaggtttactgtatcccttggaccttcttagtgacgatgaaacacagaaactgcatcggaattaaatacaaaaggcacaatgccgacttaagtacatgaagaccgacacttcttactaactatgtttttatccattcctgtgacactagttattgatttccatgtttcactccaggtttactgtatcccttggacctacttattgacgatgaaacacagaaatggcatcggaattaaatacaaaaggcacaatgccgacttaagtacatgaagaccgacacttcttactgactatgttttgaaccattcctgtaacactagttatagattccgatgcttcacttcaggtttactgtatcccttggaccttcttattgacgatgaaacacagaaattgcatcgaaattaaatacaaaaggcacaatgccgacttaagggcaagaagactgactcttcctactgatcattcctgtgacactagttatagattccgatgcttcacttcaggtttactgcatcccttggaccatcttattgacgatgaaacacagtaattgcatcggaattaaatacaaaaggcacaatgccgacttaagtacatgaagaacgacacttcttactgactatgttttggaccattcctgtgacactagttatagattccgatgcttcactccagttttactgtatcccttggacctttttattgacgatgaaacacagaaattgcatcggaattaaatgcaaaaggcacaatgccgacttaagtacatgaagacacacacttcttactgactatgttttgaaccattcctgtgacactagttatagattccgaagcttcacttcgcgtttactgtatcccttggatcttcttattgacaatgaaacacagaaattgcatcggaattaaatacaaaaggcagaatgccgacttatggttaagcagactgactcttcctactgaccattcctgtgacagtagttatagattccgatgcttcactccaggtttactgtatcccttggaccttcttattgacgatgaaacagagaaattgcatcggaattaaatacaaaaggcacaatgccgacttaagtacatgaagaccgacacttcttactgactatgctttgaaccattcctgtgacactagttatgtattccgatgcatcacttcaggtttactgtctcccttggaccttcttattgacgatgaaactcagaaattgtatcggaattaaatacaaaaggcacaatgccgacttatggacaagaggactgactgttcttactgtctatgtttgaaccactcctgtgacactagatatagattccgatgcttcacttcaggtttactgtatccctctgacattcttattgacgatgaaacacagaaattgcatcggaattaaggggggacgtacatgaaaatgaccaaatttgtgaaaaaaattttattggctcttcatttactacatggtattgaaatttcaattaccaaatattacgttccaattccgcttctaagggggaaaaaaataataatttgtaatagcttgcaCAGGGCGACGCCCCCCCATCTTGGTCTTCATCCTCTCGTATATCTATTTatactgcgtttttttccagttttgtgcAGTCACAATGCAGGGAACGTTTGTGTACTACATCAAGAAGGCTGTGGAATAATATCTCTGCCGCTGGTTTTATATTCTTTGATTTATAGCGTTTGTTTACGAGTGTTTGTTTGGAATACATTTTTACGAAAGTTGTAAGTAGACTTGTTATTATATTTTGCAGCATGCCGCGTTCTAGTAAGGTGTTTAAAAAGGTTAGAAAGTGTCAAGCTTCTCGATGTAGTAAAGACAACTTGAAAACCAGCCCCATAATAACAAATGGAAACGATACTTCAACCAAGAAAGCGAGTGCTTCGAGAAGGAAAATTGACAGCTGTCAATCACTTGATGATTGTGGCTCAGACACTCAAGCTACTAGTGGTTTTAGGCTTATTGATTTGAAAATACTATCTGATATTATATCATCTGCTTGTGTATGTGCTGACTGTGGTGCAAAAAGTTTGAGATTATATGACGAAGAAAACAGAATTGGAATAGTGTGTATGTTGCATCTTACTTGTGAAAGCTGTCATTCAGACACTGCTTTTAGAACTTCGGCATCAAGTAACCGGATATATGAAGCAAATATGCGTTTAATATATGGCATGAGATGTTTGGGCATAGGCAGGGAAGGTACCAGACTGTTTTGTGGGATCATGAACATGCCACAACCAAGTGCTAGGTACACCACTGGAAATAAAACACTGCTAAGTGCTCTTCAAGAGGAAGTGGAAGAAAACTTGAAGTCCTCTGCAaaggaagctgtgaagatgaatAGTGAACTAAAGACAGAAGCAGATAACACGCCAGACACCGATTTGTGTGTGTCATGTGATGGAACGTGGATGAAGCGTGGACATACATCACTGTATGGAGTATCATCTGTCATTAGTGTTGATACTGGAAAAATTCTTGACGTTCAGGTAATGAGCAAATATTGCTATAGCTGTGTACTCGGAAAGAGAGCtggtgaagtggaagaaaataagtggcAGGTTGAACACAAGAAAGTGTGCTGTAGAAATTATTCTGGTTCTAGTGGTGGAATGGAACCTGCAGCTATGAAACTTATGTTCCATCGAAGTGTGGAAAAGTACGGTGTTAGATACacaaaataccttggtgatggtgactcCAGCTCCTTCAAAACTGTTTTGGAAAGTGAACCTTATGGTCCCCATTGTgctatagaaaagttggaatgtgttggacatgtgcaaaaacgaatgggaggcagacttttaaaattgaaacgTGAATTGAAGGGCAGgaaacttgaggatggaaaactttTAGGTGGTCCCAACAGACTCACAGACAAAGAAATTCATTCTTTACAAGTGTACTATGGCAAGGCAATAAGGGACAACAGTGGAAATTTGAATAACATGCAGAAGGCTGTGTGGtctatttattttcataaactatCCACAGATGACAAACCTGTACataatttgtgtgacatatcgtgGTGCAAATTCAAGCAGGCTGAGCGTGATGGCATGAActattcacacaagcacagtttACCTGTGGCTGTTTTAAGTGCTATAAAACCAACATTTAGGTGTTTAGCAGAGCCAGACCTCCTACGAAAGTGTgtgcatggaaagacacaaaaccctaatgaaagttacaactcACTGATTTGGAAACGTTGCCCaaaaacaacatttgtttcaacaattattgttgaaattgctgcatatgatgcttgtttagtttttaacaatggtaatcttggaagaataaaaactctacagaggctaggatttCATCCAGGAGCTTTCACCTATTCAATATTGAAGGACATCGATGACAAAAGAGTTGCTGCGGCTGATATTACAGCCAATAAAATTGAACAGCAGGTTAACCAAAGAAGACAAGCAAAGAAGAGACTGCTTGCAGATGAAGAGGAGTATGCATATGGCTTGCACTAGTTCACACAGAGACGGTAAGACCTAATACAAACACTATCAAATCATTGATTCAGTTTTcccgtaacttacatttttataactttatgtacctttttctcaaaaaccacaaaaggtagagaagtgaaatttggtatatgactagtcagtactatagtgaaaaattctgtggaaggaattttcatttaataaaatagtaaggtatttatggtagaaaatattccttacatttgatatattatttttcagggaaattgggagacccgtaaaaactgaacaaaagaagatataaaaattctgctccacagagttttgtaattatttggtatgaaagtgtgtacaaaaattcattaacattgctctcacagttttctcaaaaaaggaacatttgtaattacattgttgaaaaaaaattaattgttaataattaaagatgtaaaaggtcaataaaaatgaaaatttaggtTCATATGCGCATAACATTtcttaataactgtaccaaatttggattgattatcttaaaaaattagagttttataaaatacttttaaaattactgcagtttcgtgtacgtccccccttaaatagaaaaggcacaatgccgacttatgtacaagaaaactgactcttcttactgtctatgttttgaaccattcctgtgacactagttatagattccgattcttcccttcaggtttactgtgtccctcgtacctacttattgacgatgaaacacaaaaattgcatcggtattaaatacaaagagcacaatgccgacttaagtacaagagaactgactcttcttactgtctatgttttgaaccattcctctgacactagttatagattcggatgattcgcttcaggtttactgtatcccttggaccttcttattgacgattaaactcagaaattgcatcggaattaaatacaaaaggcacaattccgactcatgtaaatgaagaccgacacttcttactgaccatattttgacccattccagtgacactagttatagatttccatgcttcactccaggtttactgtgtcccttggaccttcttattgacgatgaaacacagaaattgcatcggaattaaatacaaaatgcacaattccgacttaagtacatgaagaccgatacttctcactgactatgttttggaccattcctgtaacactagttatagattccgatgcttcacttcaggtttactgtatcccttggaccttcttattgacgatgaaacacagaaattgcatcggaattatatacaaaaggcacaatgcagacttaaggacaagaagactgactcttcctactgaccattcctgcgacactagttatagattccgattcttcacttcaggtttactgtatcccttggaccttcctattgacgatgaaacacagaaattgcatcggaattaaatacaaatggcacagtgccaacttaagtacaagaagactgactcttcctactgaccattcctgtgacactagttatagattccgttgcttcacttcagatttactgtatcccttggaccttcttattgacgataaaacacagaaattgcatcggaattaaatacaaaaggcacaatgccgacgtaagtacatgaagaaggacacttcttactgactatgtcttgaaccattcctgtaacactagttatggattccgatgcttcacttcaggtttactgtatcccttggaccttcttattgacgatgaaacacagaaactgcatcggaattaaatacaaaaggcacaatgccgacataagtacatgaaggccgacacttcttactaactatgttttgatccattcctgtgacactagttattgatttccatgtttcactccaggtttactgtatcccttggacctacttattgacgatgaaacacagaaattgcatcgaaattaaatacaaaaggcacaatgccgacttaaggccaagaagactgactcttcctactgaccattcctgtgacagtagttatagattccgatgcttcactccaggtttactgtatcccttggaccttcttattgacgatgaaacagagaaattgcatcggaattaaatacaaaagacacaatgccgacttaagtacatgaagaccgacacttcttactgactatgttttgaaccattcctgtgacactagttatgtattccgatgcctcacttcaggtttactgtctcccttggaccttcttattgacgatgaaactcagaaattgcatcggaattaaatacaaaaggcacaatcccgacttatggacaagaagactgactgttcttactgtctatgttttgaaccattcctgtgacactagttatagattccgattcttcacttcaggtttactgtgtccctcggacctaattattgacgatgaaacacaaacattgcatcggtattaaatacaaagagcacaatgccgacttaagtacaagagaactgactcttcttactgtctatgttttgaaccattcctgtgacagtagttatagattacgatgcttcacttctggtctactgtatccctctgactttctcattgacgacgaaacacagaaattgcatcggtattaaatacgaaaagcacaatgccgacgtaagtacaagaaaactggctctccttactgtctatggtttgaaccattcctgtgacactatttatagattccgatgcttcttttcaggtttactgtatccctctgactttcttattgacgatgaaacacagagagtgcatcggaattaaatacaaaaggcacaatgccgacttaattataagaaaactgacacttcttactgtttatgttttgaaccattcctgtgacattagttatagattccgatgcttcacttcaggtttactgcatccctctgaccttgttattgacgatgaaacacaggaattgcatcggaattaaatacaaaaggcacaatgcctccttaagtacaagaagaccgactcttcctactatcttagttttgaaccatacctgtgacactagttatagattccgatgcttcacttcaggtttactctatcccttggaccttcttattgacgatgaaacacagaaattgctcggaattaaatacaaaaggcacaatgccgacttaagggcaagaagactgactcttcctactgaccattcctgtgacactagttatagattccgatgcttcacttcaggtttactgtatcccttggaccttcttattgacgatgaaactcagaaattgcatcggaattaaatacaaaaagcacaatgccgacttaagtacatgataaacgacacttcttactgactattttttgaaccaatcctgtgacactacttataga
Encoded proteins:
- the LOC124595526 gene encoding uncharacterized protein LOC124595526; this translates as MPRSSKVFKKVRKCQASRCSKDNLKTSPIITNGNDTSTKKASASRRKIDSCQSLDDCGSDTQATSGFRLIDLKILSDIISSACVCADCGAKSLRLYDEENRIGIVCMLHLTCESCHSDTAFRTSASSNRIYEANMRLIYGMRCLGIGREGTRLFCGIMNMPQPSARYTTGNKTLLSALQEEVEENLKSSAKEAVKMNSELKTEADNTPDTDLCVSCDGTWMKRGHTSLYGVSSVISVDTGKILDVQVMSKYCYSCVLGKRAGEVEENKWQVEHKKVCCRNYSGSSGGMEPAAMKLMFHRSVEKYGVRYTKYLGDGDSSSFKTVLESEPYGPHCAIEKLECVGHVQKRMGGRLLKLKRELKGRKLEDGKLLGGPNRLTDKEIHSLQVYYGKAIRDNSGNLNNMQKAVWSIYFHKLSTDDKPVHNLCDISWCKFKQAERDGMNYSHKHSLPVAVLSAIKPTFRCLAEPDLLRKCVHGKTQNPNESYNSLIWKRCPKTTFVSTIIVEIAAYDACLVFNNGNLGRIKTLQRLGFHPGAFTYSILKDIDDKRVAAADITANKIEQQVNQRRQAKKRLLADEEEYAYGLH